CCATCCCGAAACAAAGCCCGCGTCCGATAAACGGCGCCGCCAGCCGCCCGACGACGCTCTCCCCGCCGGGCTTCGCGCCGAGCGGGTTCCGAAACGCAAAGCCGTGTCGCACCGGGTCGAAGTCGGCGGATCGTTTCACCGGGCGAGCGGCAAAGAGAAGAAGTTCAAAGTAGCCGACCCTAAGAAAGCCGGCTTTAAAAGAGCCGTTACAGGTTCGCAGCTCTCAAGCCAACCCTGCAACCCGAAACCGACGAGGGGTCGGGGAATGAAACCCCTGTGGCTCCACTCCCCGACCTCCGGGAACAAACCTAACCTACGCACGCTCTATGCCTTTTCGGAGTTCCTCTCGCCGGGGTCCTGCTCCTCGCCGCCCTGCACCCGGACGTCCTTCTCGGTGGAGCCGGAGCTTTCTATCTGAATTTTCTTCGGCTCCCGAACCGCCGCCGCACCCTGAATGGTGGCCTCGAGGATCCCGTTTTCGAAGCGGGCGCTGATCGCCCCTTCGTCTATCCCCTCGGGCAGCTGCAGGCTCCTCCTGAACGTTCCGGAACGCCGCTCCCGCACAAGGTAACCGCCGCGCTCCTCTTCATGCTCCTCTTCGCGCTTGCCCGAGATGGTCAGAACGCCGTTGTGTACCGTCATGTCCACGTCCTCGGGCTTCGCACCCGGCAACTCAGCCCGGACGACGAGGTCGCCTTCTTTCTGTACTACGTCTATCATCGGCGACCACTCGCCTGCCTGTGACCGCTGCGCAGAACCGTTCCCCTGCCGCACAAGACCACCGAACATCTG
This sequence is a window from Rubrobacter indicoceani. Protein-coding genes within it:
- a CDS encoding Hsp20/alpha crystallin family protein, with the protein product MLSPYRGRGFYDVQSEVNRLFDQMFGGLVRQGNGSAQRSQAGEWSPMIDVVQKEGDLVVRAELPGAKPEDVDMTVHNGVLTISGKREEEHEEERGGYLVRERRSGTFRRSLQLPEGIDEGAISARFENGILEATIQGAAAVREPKKIQIESSGSTEKDVRVQGGEEQDPGERNSEKA